A genomic region of Lysinibacillus sp. 2017 contains the following coding sequences:
- a CDS encoding methyl-accepting chemotaxis protein — protein MLIEELKKKDLIEKNTILMLVYGIAAVLGGVAQIFIDRPVGVALSLIIPVTFAFIFYAIQRKVRVIQPYFPYFVTIAAVITVYGTIATNKVTLATIILSIFVLILSSVHNKIKVLVTGYIGSTLALIFNFTMDTSGFAIDPANVFVTQTLMAIAIFLQVRQNKNMIFNIEKLMVDANERAFHEEALHQRLETSVQSITGKLELITDSTNHSSAAHQQMLASLKEVSNGAHKQSAHVHDIVQSTELTNTALQSIVFELNQIINEAENASMSAVDGANSMTKLKNEIDTFTSFFNELNGTFLSLSNKITETNDFALSIKKITEQTNLLALNASIEAARAGEHGKGFAVVADEIRKLASITDETVVKIDRNLDEVNLFNKQALERLNNGLHHVTGQVEMVDDSNRTFTNLFDAIKKLQQNLSQFSTNVHTIEQNGKSIEVSTNDFAAIIEQSTNSIDQLCNILEKINHDQFTVTKNIEDTYKQAVEIIG, from the coding sequence ATGCTTATTGAGGAGCTTAAGAAAAAAGACTTAATAGAAAAGAATACGATTCTCATGCTTGTCTATGGGATAGCAGCTGTTTTAGGTGGAGTTGCACAAATCTTTATTGATCGTCCAGTTGGAGTCGCACTTTCTTTAATTATTCCGGTTACGTTTGCATTTATTTTTTATGCGATTCAGCGAAAAGTTCGTGTCATCCAGCCTTATTTTCCATATTTCGTAACAATAGCCGCTGTGATTACTGTTTATGGAACAATTGCGACGAATAAAGTAACGCTTGCTACAATCATTTTGAGTATCTTTGTTTTAATTTTAAGTAGTGTACACAATAAAATTAAAGTTCTTGTTACTGGTTATATCGGTTCAACACTTGCTTTGATTTTTAACTTTACAATGGATACTTCTGGTTTTGCGATTGACCCTGCCAATGTTTTCGTGACGCAAACTTTAATGGCAATCGCTATTTTCCTTCAAGTACGTCAAAACAAAAATATGATTTTTAATATTGAGAAATTAATGGTCGATGCAAACGAACGTGCATTCCACGAAGAGGCTTTGCATCAACGCCTCGAAACTTCTGTCCAAAGTATTACCGGAAAACTCGAACTGATCACAGATAGTACTAATCACTCAAGTGCTGCCCATCAACAAATGCTTGCTTCTTTAAAGGAAGTTAGCAACGGTGCGCACAAACAATCTGCTCATGTTCATGATATTGTCCAAAGTACAGAATTAACGAATACAGCGCTTCAATCCATCGTTTTTGAATTAAACCAAATTATTAATGAAGCTGAGAATGCTAGTATGAGCGCAGTCGATGGTGCCAATTCGATGACAAAACTCAAAAATGAAATCGATACTTTCACATCTTTCTTTAATGAATTAAATGGGACATTCCTTTCGTTATCGAACAAGATTACAGAAACAAATGATTTTGCTCTCTCCATCAAAAAAATTACTGAACAAACAAACTTGCTTGCCCTTAACGCTTCCATTGAAGCAGCACGTGCAGGCGAACATGGCAAAGGCTTTGCCGTTGTAGCCGATGAAATTCGAAAATTAGCAAGTATTACCGATGAAACGGTCGTAAAAATCGATCGAAATTTAGATGAGGTTAATTTATTCAACAAGCAAGCACTCGAGCGTTTAAATAACGGACTTCATCACGTGACTGGCCAAGTTGAAATGGTTGATGATTCGAACAGAACGTTTACGAATTTATTTGACGCAATAAAAAAATTACAACAAAATTTATCACAGTTTTCTACGAACGTCCATACAATTGAACAAAACGGAAAATCAATTGAAGTCTCTACCAATGATTTTGCAGCCATTATTGAACAAAGCACAAATTCAATTGACCAATTATGTAATATTCTCGAAAAAATTAATCATGATCAATTTACCGTAACGAAAAACATTGAAGATACTTACAAACAAGCGGTTGAAATAATTGGATAA
- a CDS encoding ThiF family adenylyltransferase: protein MLHQFSRNELAIGTEGLEKLKNTTVAILGIGGVGSFAAEACARSGVGRIILVDKDNVDITNVNRQLVAYLSTVGKSKSGVMKERIADINPECEVIDMHMFYTEETYEQFFAQGIDYVIDASDTVIYKIHIMKECLKRNIPMISSMGAANKMDPTRFKIADISKTHTDPLAKVIRTKLRKEGIKKGVTVVFSDESPIVVRPEVAQYVGKPEAEIRKAQLPPSSNAFVPSVAGLIAASWVINTILKDVQIKRVQD, encoded by the coding sequence AACGAGTTAGCAATCGGTACAGAAGGACTCGAAAAATTAAAAAATACAACCGTTGCAATATTAGGGATAGGCGGTGTGGGTTCATTTGCGGCAGAGGCATGCGCGCGAAGTGGGGTAGGCCGTATTATTTTAGTTGATAAAGATAATGTCGATATTACAAATGTTAATCGTCAATTAGTAGCGTACTTATCAACAGTTGGTAAATCAAAATCAGGTGTGATGAAAGAACGTATCGCGGACATTAACCCTGAATGTGAAGTAATCGATATGCATATGTTCTATACGGAAGAAACGTATGAACAATTTTTTGCACAAGGTATTGATTATGTCATCGATGCATCCGATACAGTGATATACAAAATTCATATAATGAAAGAATGTTTAAAACGAAATATCCCTATGATTTCAAGTATGGGTGCAGCGAATAAAATGGATCCAACACGATTCAAAATTGCTGATATTTCGAAAACACATACCGATCCACTTGCGAAAGTAATTCGTACAAAACTTCGTAAAGAAGGAATTAAAAAAGGCGTAACGGTTGTATTCTCGGATGAATCGCCAATCGTTGTACGACCAGAAGTAGCCCAATACGTAGGTAAACCTGAAGCAGAAATTCGTAAAGCACAATTACCACCATCTTCAAATGCGTTCGTGCCATCTGTAGCAGGATTGATCGCAGCAAGCTGGGTTATTAATACAATTTTAAAAGACGTTCAAATTAAGCGCGTACAAGATTAA
- a CDS encoding aminopeptidase, with translation MKIQELEYRGINLMDVVGTVEIAIDADRMTVHVFDTQQIVEPEYHFQTKSYTLSEGFFKLAIVLKQKQFFLESKDENLEQWIDLHTWIFYCSNQSIKKYGQGEMTVIQKEQFKQWIDQPEASLEYYPKYFLRLK, from the coding sequence ATGAAAATTCAGGAGTTAGAATACCGTGGAATAAATTTAATGGATGTTGTTGGAACAGTGGAAATCGCTATAGATGCCGATCGAATGACAGTTCATGTATTTGATACACAGCAAATAGTTGAACCAGAATATCATTTTCAAACGAAGTCCTATACGTTGAGTGAAGGGTTTTTTAAGTTGGCGATAGTGTTAAAACAAAAGCAATTTTTCTTAGAAAGTAAAGATGAAAATTTGGAACAATGGATTGATTTGCATACGTGGATTTTTTATTGTTCAAATCAATCGATTAAAAAATATGGTCAGGGTGAAATGACAGTCATTCAAAAAGAGCAATTCAAACAATGGATTGATCAACCTGAAGCATCTTTAGAATATTATCCTAAATATTTTTTGCGTTTGAAGTAA